The DNA region ACAGTTACCGGAGGGGCTTTTGGTGCTCCAAATTGTATCAGGCTATCTTATGCCGCATCAACCGAAGAGTTAAAAGAAGCTTTTAAGAGAATTAAAAATATACTGAATTAATGGCATTTAAAATTAAATTTCATACAAAATGGGCAGATTTTGATGCCAATAGACATATGCGTCATACCGCTTATAATGATTATGCTGCGGAATGTAGAGTTCGTTTTTTAACAGAAAACGGTTTTGGTATTGAACGTTTTGAAAAAGATAATATTGGTCCGGTTCTATTTAAGGAAGAAACCACTTTTTACAGAGAGATAAAGTTAGGTGAAGATATAACCGTTGAACTGTTTTTAGCTGGCATGTCCAAAAATGGCGAACGTTTTAAAATGTTCCATAAAATTTTTAGAGAAGATGGTGTCTTGGTAGCTGAAGTAAAAATATATGCCGCTTGGCTGGATTTGGAAAAAAGAAAGCTGATATCCCCTCCAACCGATTTGGTAGAAAAAACCTTGAACAATTTAGAAAAGGTTGAAAACTTTGAGGAAATTACTTTAAAAAACAAATCAGAGGTTTGAAAAGAAAAGCCATTGTTTATCCTATTGTTATTCTTTTATTGAGTTTAATCGTTTATCTTTTTTATCCTGAAAACAATAAAAATGATACCGGGATAAATACAGTTCAAAATTCGGAATTTAACTACTTGCCCACTTCTACAACCAACGTAATTATTGAGCATCAAAATTATGCACTTTCATATA from Aureibaculum sp. 2308TA14-22 includes:
- a CDS encoding acyl-CoA thioesterase — encoded protein: MAFKIKFHTKWADFDANRHMRHTAYNDYAAECRVRFLTENGFGIERFEKDNIGPVLFKEETTFYREIKLGEDITVELFLAGMSKNGERFKMFHKIFREDGVLVAEVKIYAAWLDLEKRKLISPPTDLVEKTLNNLEKVENFEEITLKNKSEV